The DNA segment TTCCCAAGTTGGACTAAGGACCCCAGGCCTTGGGGACAGCGCATTGAGGGATTGGCAGGGGTTGAAAGGCTGGCACTGGGCGTGCAGTAAACTGCTACCCAAGGTTTAAAAATGGTCAGTCTTCAGGTGCTTTACCACCACCAGGGGAAGACATGATGTCACCCTGCTTCTGATGGGTCAGTGACCTCCCGGAGCCAATGCTAATCAATTTTATGTCGTTGCTTGCTAGCTATTGTACGTGACCTAATTTCTGCTTCTCTATGACCCACCCCTTCACAGCTGGAGCAAATTCAGAAACATCCTTGGTATCTGTGAGTAGGAGGGAATTGAGCAGTTGGGGACCTGCGGGAGGTAGGGCACCCGGGTCAGAATAGAAAGGCGGAGGGTGGGGTGCCATGTTCCtgatgggtggggtgggatggagggacCTACAGTCTCAAACCTCTGAGTACAGGCAGAGGAGGACAAAGCTAAAGAAAGGGAGGGTGTGGAGACTAGAGGGAGGAGGGATCCAGGACTCTTTAAGTCAGAATTTAAAGAACTAGGGTCTGGACCCCCTCAGTCTGAGGAAGTAAAAGGCGGAGGCCCAGACTCTCCAGACCCTGGGATGAGGAGTCTGGGCATAGGATGTAAAACTAGGAAGATAAGCGTTTCTCTACCATTCCAGGGGCGGTAAACACGAACCAGACCCTTGCTTGGAGCCAGCCCCAGGCCGCAGAGTAGCCATGCGGAGCCTGCCTTCCAATGGCGAGCTGGACCCTGACGTTCTGGAAAGCATGGCGTCTCTGGGCTGCTTCAGAGACCGCGAGCGGCTGCACAGAGAACTGCGAAGCGAGGAGTAAGAGCTCCcaaaatccttttcttttctttctttcttttttttacataaaacataatttttatttactatctTTTTATAATCCAAAATCCTTTTCATCGGCGCCCCACTTCTCGGGTTGAATGGGTTGTGGCAGTTCCCTAGACAGCCTGAAGGGGGCGTGCCGCATCCAGTTTTATGGATCTAACAAACTTTAGTGCTGGTGCTGGGGGGCAATCTGGAAATGCTCAGCTAAAAGAAAGCATCCATGCTGAGACAGGCGTGAACGGTGTCTTCATTACGTAGAACTTAATAAGTGCTTAAGACGTACATTGGACATAGGAAGCCAACTATGTTGGCTTGTGGGAAAAAAATGGCATTCTGGGTTCAAAAAAGAGAAGTAAGACCTGAATACCTGTGTCTGAGGGAGGAAGGCTAGGGGCTTTCACTTGTGGGACTGTGGTGGGAGGGGTGGAGTCTGGACTCAAAAGTTTAaaggagagccgggcgtggtggcgcacgcctttaatcccagcactcgggaggcagaggcaagcagatttctgagttcgaggccagcctggtctacaaagtgagttccaggacagccagggctatacagagaaaccttgtctcgaaaaaaccaaaaaaaaaaaaaaaaaaaaacgtttaaaGGAGCCGGGCTGGGGTCTGGATTCCTTGGTCCGAGAAAGTAGGTCTGGACTTGTATCCTTGGATATGGGGGCAGATCTGTTAGGTGGCCTGAGCTCAAAGATCCACAGcagatggaagggagggaaggaggtctCGTTGGGACACAAATGTCCTTACCTTACATGGGTTTTGTtcgtttttcattgtttttaattatggatGAGAGGAGGGTGTATAGACCGGAGGATAACTTGGCAGGAGTTCGGTcccctctttccaccatgtgggtcccaggggtaCAACTCAGGTTATCAAACTTGAGTAGCAAGCACcttcatccatctctccagccctgggcacTGATTGCTGATCTCAGTCCTCCCTTCACCATCTCCCTCTTCCCCGTCTCagggaaaaccaagaaaagatGATCTATTATTTGCTTTTGGATCGGAAAGAGCGGTACCCTAGCTGTGAAGACCAGGACCTGCCTCCTCGGAATGATGTTGGTAAGAAGGCGGAGTGGGCGGCTCAGATCCCAGGATTCCTGagggaggaggatgctggaggTCCCAGGAGTCTGTGTTTAGACAGCTAGGCATTTATGAGAACCTCTCTCTTCCCTGGTCCTTAGTTTCCCCATCTGTTTACAAGGCGGTCATATATATGCTTTGTATACCTGGGCAAACTAATCTACTGGGTGGGTCAATAACTCTCTCCCTTCAGACCCGCCTCGTAAGCGTGTGGATTCCCCCATGCTGAGCAGACACGGGAAACGGAGGCCAGAGCGGAAGTCCATGGAGGTCCTCAGTATCACAGATGCTGGGAGTGGTGGTTCCCCAGTGCCTACCAGACGGGCCTTGGAGATGGCCCAGCACAGTCAGAGGTGAGGGAGAGGCTGCGCCCTCAGGAAGAATCTTTGGTCCCAGAGCATAGAGGGAGCAGATCGTTCTAGACCCTGCTCAGCCTCCCGTGCCTGGTTCCTCAGCTGGGAGGACATGGAAGTGGAGAAACGCCTGAACCTTCTGAAACTCTCTCAGATAATTTTTTTAACCCTGTAAACAGATCTCGCAGCGTCAGTGGAGCCTCCACTGGACTGTCCTCCAGCCCTCTGAGCAGCCCAAGGGTAAGATTAGACCCTCAAAGAATTAAGAGAAATCAACAGAAAATACAATTCCATGAGGCATTCTTGCCCGAGAAGTGTCAAAGACACCATTTTTGTCTTATCAAGATTGGGTTTGTAGTATGTCTTGGGGGGGTCTTAATTATTTATCAGAAGTTCTTTGAGTACCTTCAGCGTGCCGATTTCTGCTTAGGCTAGGGTTGAAGTCTTAGTGCATAAGTTGGAGAAAGTACAGGTGCCTAAGTCCAGAGCGTGGGTGGGGCTGATtgaactacaattcccagcatGTCTTGCAGTCCTCCCTAGCGAATCTGAGCAAGAAACAATTAATCCCAAATAACAGTTCCCTCCCTCCGGGAAGTTGTAGTCCGAATTCTCACTAGGCCCTGCTTCTCCACAGAGTCCGGTCTTTTCCTTCTCACCGGAGCCAGGCGCTGGAGATGAGGCTAGAGGCGGAGGCTCCCCAACTTCCAAAACACAGACGCTGCCTTCTCGGGGCCCCAGAGGTGGGGGCGCTGGAGAGCAGCCACCACCCCCCAGTGCCCGTTCCACGCCCTTGCCTGGACCACCAGGCTCCCCGCGCTCCTCCGGCGGAACCCCCTTGCACTCACCTCTGCACACGCCTCGAGCCAGCCCTACGGGGACCCCAGGAACGACGCCACCTCCCAGCCCCGGCGGTGGCGTCGGGGGAGCCGCCTGGAGAAGTCGGCTCAACTCCATCCGCAACAGCTTCCTGGGCTCCCCTCGCTTCCACCGGCGCAAGATGCAGGGTAAGGGTCTCAGCAGATGCTGGGCTGGGTTTGTCAACTGCTAGATTCTAATGTGGGAAGGAGGGGCTAAACGTCATATGGAAAaattcatggggggggggggtcttcaggTAGGAAAGAGAGCTTGATTCCCAAATCCCAAGACTCTAATGGTGATGATAACGTTCGGAGAGAGGCAGGTCTGGGGGGCTGAAGGGAGATGGGAACCGGTCCTGCCTCGGTGTACTCTCCGTCGTCACCTACTCATTGGCCCGTAGGAGCTTGTGCCCACCCTGGGAATGTGGTCCAGCCACACTGCCTATCCAGAAGGGCCAGGTCTGACTACTGGAGTTAGGGTTAGCCATTTGGGAGATGACTGAATCCACAGGGTGCTGGATGATAAATAAGAAGTTAATTGTTGACTGCTCCCTCTCCTGTCCCTAACTAGTCCCTACCGCTGAGGAGATGTCCAGTTTGACACCAGAATCCTCTCCCGAGTGAGTTCAACGCGGGAAGAAACTAAGTGGGAAGCAAGGGGACTTGTCTTTGAACGCCTTCctgaccctccctcctcctcctatctGCCCCATTCCACCCAGGCTGGCAAAACGCTCCTGGTTCGGGAATTTCATCTCCTTGGACAAAGAAGAACAAATATTCCTCGTGCTAAAGGACAAACCTCTCAGCAGCATCAAAGCGGACATTGTCCATGCCTTTCTGTCGGTGAGAGTCCTGGCCTCCCTAAaggaccactgagctacacctccctGCCACTCCATCCCTGGCCAGACTTACTTCCTCTCGAGACTCATGGGATTTGTAGTTTTCCAGCAAGAGGTGGCCTTGACCACTACAGAACAGGGAGGCAGGCACAGACTATTGGGCCTAAAGCCTGAAAAATGGTGAAGTAAGATCCCCAAAACAGGTTCCTGAGTACCAGCAGAAGTTGAGTGGGTTGCCTTGCCATGCCAAAAGAGCTGAGGGGGTGGTCCTAGGGGAGACCTTTCTCCATGGACCTTAGTGCTTCCTAAGGACTGTGATGGGATTTTCAGCTACTAAGACATGTGACTTGTAGAGGAAAGAAAGGTGTATTCCATGTGGTGCAGGAATCTGGAACTGTCCTGTAAGTATCAGAGGCCACACGAGTTTAGGATTTATTCTTCAGAACATAGGGCAGGGGAACCTCAGAAGAGGAGCCAGTGGGCAGTGGGGCCTCCCAAGGCCCAGTTTGTTATCCTCTTACCCATTGCTGATGGGACTTGTTCCTTGTTCAGAGCCAGTTGTAGGACGGTTATCTGTTCCTTCAGTTCATCTCATCCTTATTTATATTCTTACCTTCTAGATCCCCAGCCTGAGTCACAGTGTACTGTCACAGACCAGCTTCAGGGCCGAATACAAGGCCAGTGGCGGCCCCTCCGTCTTCCAGAAGCCTGTCCGCTTCCAGGTGGACATCAGCTCCTCTGAGGGTCCAGAACCCTCACCCCGAAGAGATGGCAGCGGTGGAGGTGGCATCTACTCAGTCACCTTTACTCTCATCTCCGGTGAGTCTCTTGACCAGCTTTGGGGTATTTGGGGTCTCTAAAATAGGATATCGGCACAGGAGGGCATCAAGATCAGAAATCAGTACAGAATGATCTGGTTCTGCAAGTGCCCCTGTCCCcagcacgcgcacacacacacacacacacacacacacactttcctttcCCAGTCTTTCCATCACACGTATTGTGAAAGATAGTTCACAGGTATCAGTAATCACTCATTTTACAAAGGTGCTTGATGCACCTTTCATCTCCATCTTCTCATAGAGGAGTAAGCATGCTCGCCTCAAACATCGGTGCCTTTCCCAAAGCAAACGTCATCAGTCCATCCATGGAGTTCTTCCTGTGCTCAGCTGAGCCGCAGCCTCAGAGTTCTAACTCTAGGCAGCCATGACCAATCAAGACTTAGCCCAAGAGAGGAAAAAACTCGGGGATAAGTTTCTCCCAATTCTCGGTTCCTTGTCACCAATTTTAGTATGTCATGATCAGGAGATGAGTTTGCTCTAAGAGGTTTCTAAATCaggctgcagtgtgtgtgtgtgtgtgtgtgtgtgtgtgtgtgtgtgtgtgtgtgaNNNNNNNNNNNNNNNNNNNNNNNNNNNNNNNNNNNNNNNNNNNNNNNNNNNNNNNNNNNNNNNNNNNNNNNNNNNNNNNNNNNNNNNNNNNNNNNNNNNNNNNNNNNNNNNNNNNNNNNNNNNNNNNNNNNNNNNNNNNNNNNNNNNNNNNNNNNNNNNNNNNNNNNNNNNNNNNNNNNNNNNNNNNNNNNNNNNNNNNNNNNNNNNNNNNNNNNNNNNNNNNNNNNNNNNNNNNNNNNNNNNNNNNNNNNNNNNNNNNNNNNNNNNNNNNNNNNNNNNNNNNNNNNNNNNNNNNNNNNNNNNNNNNNNNNNNNNNNNNNNNNNNNNNNNNNNNNNNNNNNNNNNNNNNNNNNNNNNNNNNNNNNNNNNNNNNNNNNNNNNNNNNNNNNNNNNNNNNNNNNNNNNNNNNNNNNNNNNNNNNNNNNNNNNNNNNNNNNNNNNNNNNNNNNNNNNNNNNNNNNNNNNNNNNNNNNNNNNNNNNNNNNNNNNNNNNNNNNNNNNNNNNNNNNNNNNNNNNNNNNNNNNNNNNNNNNNNNNNNNNNNNNNNNNNNNNNNNNNNNNNNNNNNNNNNNNNNNNNNNNNNNNNNNNNNNNNNNNNNNNNNNNNNNNNNNNNNNNNNNNNNNNNNNNNNNNNNNNNNNNNNNNNNNNNNNNNNNNNNNNNNNNNNNNNNNNNNNNNNNNNNNCCCCCAACACCTATTTTAAATAGACACCAACACCTAGTGTTATAATCAAACGGAGATATCTGGGCGTAACAGTGATCCGTGAGTgcaagatagagagagagagccctctgGGGAACCAGTTATTGGTGCAGGTCCTAACAGAGTCAGGAAAATTAACCCTGAAAGGGTTAACCTTGAGTGCCCCAGCTCTCAGTCACCGTGTTCCTGTTTGCCCATCTTCCCTCAGGTCCCAGCCGTCGGTTCAAACGTGTGGTAGAGACCATCCAGGCACAGTTGCTGAGTACTCACGACCAGCCCTCCGTGCAGGCCCTGGCAGGTAGGTGACAGATGTGTGGTGGGCACACATCCAGGGTGCCATCTCAGGTGTCGCTCTGCTTCTCTTAAGCTGGCTCACTTCTTGGACTTTTGGCCAGTGTCTTGCTGAGGTCTCCCCTGCACTGTTGGGAATAGATTTCCCCCAAGAGGCTGGAGTCCAAGAAAAGAATTTCTCAGCTACCTGAAAGCCCTAACACGACAGTGGCCCCCACATTGGAAGCAATGGTGCCACAGAGCTCTGGAGCCAGATCTGCCCTGTGGGAGAGTGATCAGTCATCCCAGTGTGCCTGGAACTAGGGGCTAAAGCCAGGGGAGATAGGACAGATTGGTGGCCCTCTCTGCAGGACCCAAATGCCACTGGCACTGAAGAGCACAGCTCTCATCTGGCTGGCATCCAGGGGTCAGAGCAGAGGCCAGGCCTCAGGGAAGTGTTTATTATTCATTCAGGTGTCCATAAGAGAACAACATAAACTAACCAGAGGTTAGTTCAGAGGTAGACTGTTTGCCTAGCAATGAGAAGGGTCTGGATTCAATCcctaggagaaaaaaagaaatgcaataaaCTTGAACTGGGCGGctgtttggatttgttttggtttgtttgagacaggttttctttgtggaatcctggctgtcctggaactttctctgtagaccagatgggctttgaactcacagagatctgcttgcctctccctcccaaatgctgggattaaagaggtgtgTCACCACCATACAAGTGAACTGGGTGGCTTTTTAAGCAATAGGAAACTGAGTATGGAAATGCATGCATGCTGTAGTCCAAGcattcaggaaactgaggcagggagattgctATCCTGAGGGACTAGTTCCAGGCCATTTTGGCCACTTTATAAAACTATCTAAAAGCAACAAGCGGGGCTGAGGCAGTAGCTCAATATAGAGctctttcccagcatgcaccatgttctgggttcaatcctcacaCCACATAAACTAGAAGTAGCATTACACAGCTGCTGTAAATGTCACCCAGTACTTCcgaggtagagtcaggaggatcaggaattcaaagtcgtCCCTAGCTATAAAtatcaaattcaaggccagacagaTATTcgtgggaccttgtctcaaaaataataaaaaaaataaaaaaaattttaaattatttttttcaaaattgcaGTTGGGCAATGCTGacacatgccttaaatcctagcacttaggacaAAGgagcaggtgcatctctgagtttgaagccagcctggtctacagcgtgagttccaggacagccaaggctacctggagaatccctgtctcaaaaacaaaaggcaaataaataaatacataaataaataagaaaaaaagatagtattatctattttatgtatatgcagttttgcctgcatgtatgtctgtgcaccgtgtaCATGCTtggtgcatgtggagaccagaagaaggcatcacatctcgagttacagatggttgtgatctgaGGGTGGAACGctgacctctgcaagagcagccagggctcctaGCCATGGAACCCAGGAATTTGTGTTCAGAGACTGGAAGGCCAAGGTCAAGGCAGCAAGAAAGATTTTTGTGTCTGCCTACAGATCATTTCCTCATCCTCAGAGGGCCTCAGTGTCTCTAACATGGTGGAACAGCAAGGGAGTAAtttgtattttgggttttttccccGGACTTGGTCTCATATATCTCAGACTGGCCTTAAGCTTGGAATGTAGTTAacatgactttgaactcctggtcctcctgcctctgtcccagctGCTAGGCTTACAAGCGTGTACTACCAGTCTGGCTTTCACTGGGGTCTTTTATAATTTCAGGGCACTAATCTCAGAGGCCCTATGGATTTAGGTGTGATGGTTCCAGCATGTGAATTATGGGGGACACCACATATAACCTGTAGTAGAAGTGTCTGCCATAGCAGTCAGAGCTACAAAGATGACAATTCTGTGTGACTAAAAGGTTTGCTTAGGCAAGCAGTCTCCACTGTAGGATACCAGAGAGGGGTATGCTAGGCGCTCAAGAGTCTAGTGAGACCCTCCTAGCGTTCCTCTCTGTCTCGGTTCCCTGTAGAAGGGATCAGGCAAAGGGAATCGAGCAGTGAATACAGCAGCCACCAGAGGACACTAGTGGCCTGACTCTTGGCAGGGCTAGTCTTGACTTTGGGTCCTCCACGTATGACTGCCATTAGTAAGTGACCTCAGAGATGGTCCCTGAAACAATACAGATGTTTCAGCCTGCTGTGCAGAAGGTCAGGCACCCAGGGCGCCTTCAGGATGCCTTCCTGAGAGCCGTCCTCTCCTGCTGTGCAGGTCCTACCTTAACCTGTGGCCACTTCCTCCAGAACAATAACACTTCTGCCCCTGACATTGCTGGTTCATTTAAGGACTTGGGTGACTAAACTGGGTCTGCCCAGATAATCCAAGGTAGTCTCCCCACCCACAGGGATTATCCTGAATCACAACACGTGGTCTCAGCGTCTAcacaggttcccagctttgtgtgAACATCTGTGGGGATGCCGTTATTCAGCCTATCACAGCCTCCCTGAGGAACACTTGGCAGTGTGTGGAGACTCTGATTTGATTGTCTCTCTTGCAGGGCAGGAAGTTGTTATTGACATCATGTGGGTGGGGACCCGGGATGCTGAAAAAGCCCTGTGCCCAGGAGGATTGGTTAACCCACTGGTTGCTGCAACAGAATGCCttacaaaagcaacttcaggaagtGGGGACTGGCAAGAGGGCTTAGCACttgaaggtgcttgccaccgaacctgacaacctgagttaagTTCCCATGACCCACAGATGAGAGGGAAAACGCATTCCTGCAAGAtgttctctgagctccacactGGAGCCCTAACACATACACCACAcgcgtgtgcacgcacgcacacacatacacacactcagagaaggaagaggaaatgatggCTGGCAGGAGccggaggcagctggtcacatcgtCTGCATTTAGGATACAGAGAGTAATGAATGCTGggacccagctctctctctctctctctctctctctctctctctctctctctctctctctctctctctctccctcctttttacTCAGTTCAGGAGCCCAGCCCCTGGAGCGGTTCTGCTCACAGTAGGGCAAGTCATTTTTTGCATCTGCATTATCCTAGTCCAGACCGTCCTTTACAAACATCTCAGAGCCTCGCTCCCACAATGACTCCAGATCCTGTTAACCagtcacttgggaggctgaggcaggaggatcaggtatTTAAGGTCATCCCCTGCTACAAAGTGATGgctacaaggccagcctggcctgttatatgagatcctgtctcaaaaacaacagtaaaaataaaataaaaaatagagtgGGTGTCGGCGGGCCAgacagatggcccagtggttaagaacacttgctgctcttacagagggtcccagcacccacacaattgctcataaatattcagaactccaattccaggagccCTGACgttctcttctgaactctgtggaccccaggcatgtacatggtgaaCATGCCTGCAGGAAaccactcataaaataaataacgcctacaagcaaacaaacaaacaaacaacttcagGGGCGATGAAATGGCTTAGTCAGTACCATGCATGACAACCTGAGAAGTTCTTCCCCAGAGCTGTGTGAAAAAGCCCAGAGGCTGGGgccttagctcagtggtagataaCTTACCTAGCAAGGCAAGGCTCTACTCTCAGCTCCAGGAAAAAGAGAAGCCACCCACTGCAGTGTAGCCccgtaatcccagctctgggcaaATGGAGACAGAAGAACCTCTAACCCGACTAAAAAACTCTGGTAAGTTCCAGGTTCCATGAAAGAACCAACTACCCCAAacccctctgacctccacttgtatGCCATGGCACTTATGTGtccccacacaaaataaatacataggagagagagagagagagagagagagagagagagagagagagagagagagaagaaagaaagaaatgtaatctTAAGAAATAAGATGACACttgagaggcaggcggatttctgagttcgaggccagcctggtctaagagtgagttccaggacagccagggctacacagagaaaccctgtctggaaaaaccaaaaaaaagaaaaaaagatgagccTACCCtgatggcctttaatcccagtcttgtgaaagcagaggcaggtggatctctgagtttgaaggcagcttggtctatagagagagttctgATGCTGACCTGCTTGTACACATAAGCTTGTGTGGACACACGTGCTACCACATGCATATGTAGTGTGGCCTTCAGGTCAGCAGATCCAGAAGGGTCCGAGACACACACCGAACAACTCGCAATACTTCGAGCCTCATTCCCATAGAATTACCTAGTTGTAGATAAAGGGTATTACAGCCTTATGGTTGCCCCAGAGAGccgagaatttttctttttcttttttttttttttttttggtttttcgagacagggtttctctgtNtagccctggctgtcttggaactcactttgtagaccaggctggcctcgaactcagaaatctgcctgcctctgcctcccgagtgctgggagtatggtggcatgcgtcaccacgcccagtgGAGCCAAGAATTTCTTGCGGCGAGCTGGCCCGCTCAGACAAACTGGGCAGGTGTTTTGAAGGTAGAGCGCGCCTATGGGCCCCATGTGGGAATGAGCACGCTTTTCTGTGGCCGCTGTCTCGGAGATTTGAAGTCCCACAAATGGCGGACATAATAACCTCTGTTAGGATGGTTATTGCTGatattacatttgtttgtgtatttggggTGAGCACCGTGGTGCACGTGTCAGAGAACAACTAGCTtgtgggagtcacttctctctgtctccatctgtgtgggtcccagggattgaattcaggtcatcaggcttggtgacaagctctgctgaaccatctcaccagcccaagtttggtttttttggtgccGCTGCAACCAACAAACAGGAGCCTCAACCTGGGTTCAACAGCTTGCCTGCCCATGCAAAATCACTTCCTCCTTTGCAGATGAGAAGAACGGAGCCCAGACCCGGCCTGCTGGGACCCCACCCCGAAGCCTGCAGCCCCCACCAGGCCGCTCTGACCCTGATCTGAGTAGCTCTCCCCGCCGAGGACCCCCTAAGGACAAGAAGCTCCTGGCCACCAATGGAACCCCTCTACCCTGACCCCAGGGGGCCAGGGAAGGAGGGGagccccctccacccccttccctgcccccctaCTGTGAATCTGTATATAAGGCCCAAGGAGTATGTTGGGAGGGGGGACACAAAACTAGGCCTTGCCCTGCAGGGATAGGGCTCCAGGGGCCATACCCAATGGGGGGGAGGTTTAGGGCAAAAAAGGGGTGGgagctgtttttatttatttattaattaatttattattttatttattgatcaaTCTCTGcgggtggggtaggggagggatgggggtggcTTAGCAGATCCGGACAGGgccctctgtctgtgtgtcatccccaacccccacaccccatcctagccccctgctccccaccaggtccttctccccctcccctatgACCTTCTGTACGGATTTGCTCTCCCGGAAGGAATTCTGGTTTCGCGTGATCCTGCCTGCGTCTGTGTCTGATTCCGCCGgcggcaacaacaacaacaacaaaaataaa comes from the Mus pahari chromosome 19, PAHARI_EIJ_v1.1, whole genome shotgun sequence genome and includes:
- the Brsk1 gene encoding serine/threonine-protein kinase BRSK1; this encodes MSSGSKEGGGGSPAYHLPHPHPHPPQHAQYVGPYRLEKTLGKGQTGLVKLGVHCITGQKVAVKIVNREKLSESVLMKVEREIAILKLIEHPHVLKLHDVYENKKYLYLVLEHVSGGELFDYLVKKGRLTPKEARKFFRQIVSALDFCHSYSICHRDLKPENLLLDEKNNIRIADFGMASLQVGDSLLETSCGSPHYACPEVIKGEKYDGRRADMWSCGVILFALLVGALPFDDDNLRQLLEKVKRGVFHMPHFIPPDCQSLLRGMIEVEPEKRLSLEQIQKHPWYLGGKHEPDPCLEPAPGRRVAMRSLPSNGELDPDVLESMASLGCFRDRERLHRELRSEEENQEKMIYYLLLDRKERYPSCEDQDLPPRNDVDPPRKRVDSPMLSRHGKRRPERKSMEVLSITDAGSGGSPVPTRRALEMAQHSQRSRSVSGASTGLSSSPLSSPRSPVFSFSPEPGAGDEARGGGSPTSKTQTLPSRGPRGGGAGEQPPPPSARSTPLPGPPGSPRSSGGTPLHSPLHTPRASPTGTPGTTPPPSPGGGVGGAAWRSRLNSIRNSFLGSPRFHRRKMQVPTAEEMSSLTPESSPELAKRSWFGNFISLDKEEQIFLVLKDKPLSSIKADIVHAFLSIPSLSHSVLSQTSFRAEYKASGGPSVFQKPVRFQVDISSSEGPEPSPRRDGSGGGGIYSVTFTLISGPSRRFKRVVETIQAQLLSTHDQPSVQALADEKNGAQTRPAGTPPRSLQPPPGRSDPDLSSSPRRGPPKDKKLLATNGTPLP